The genomic DNA CCGAACTCCGTCCTGCTCCGAAGATTTTCAAAGAAACTTGCCGTATCGACTGGCTTCAGCCGGTGAAAAGGGTTTATGACTTCATCCGCGGCCTGTCTCCTTATCCGGCTGCCTGGACTGAAATCGTTTCTCCGGAGGGCGTGCGCACCGCGCTGAAAATCTATCAGGCAGAGAAGCGCCCTGCCGCACATGAACTTCCCGTCGGAACCATCCGGACCGACCGTAAAAGCTATATCGATATCGCGGTGGAAGACGGCTATCTGCGCCTGCTGTCGGTTCAGTTGGCAGGTAAGAAACGTTTGCCTGTTACGGACTTTCTGAACGGGTTCAAGCAGATAGGAGAATATAAAGTCGATTGATAAAAGAAGGGAGATGTGTCGAAAGCCCCTTTGTTCCCGCGCTTGACGGCTATGCCCTCAATGTGGGAACAAAGGGGCTTTCGACACATCTCCCTATGTTCGGTGTTACCTGTATCCCGGCTTATTTCTGTTTCCGGCTGAATTTGTCCAATACCTTTTCCTGGAATAACTGCATCAACTCGTAGAAGCCGGGGATAAACATCGTTGCAAAAATGGTGTTTACCGCCATGCCGAATACGACTGCCGCTCCTAAGGATAGACGGCTTCTCGCTCCGGCTCCTGTTGCAAACAGCAGAGGCATCACCCCTAAGACGAATGCGAATGAAGTCATCAGGATCGGACGCAGACGGATATGGCCGGCTTCGAGTGCGGATTCGCGTATCGGATTGCCGGCCTTATGGTAGTCACGGGCAAATTCGACAATCAGGATGCCGTTCTTCGCAGAGAGGGCGATCAGCAGGATGATACCGATTTGTGTATAGATGCTGACCGGCACGCCCATGACGAAACAACCCAAAATGGCCCCTAACAGGGCGATCGGAAGTCCCATGATGGCGGCGATCGGGCTTGTCCAACTTTCATACTGGGCCGAAAGAACCAGGAAGGCGACCAAAAGAGCCATTGCAAAGACGAGCATGGTGGTGGAGCCTGCTTTCGTTTCCTGGTAAGCGACGGATGTCCATTCATATCCGAAATTATTGCCTAACTGCTCTTGTACGAGCTCTTCCATAGCCTGGATCGCTTCACCGGAGCTATATTTCGGATTGGCTATGCAGGTGATGGATGCCGACTTATACATATTATACAGGTTGATCTGATCCAGTCCCAACTGCTCCTTCACCTCTGTAAAAGCGGAGAAAGGAACCATTTTGCCGGAATTGTTTTCGAGACTCAGGTGCAACACATCGTCTATAACTTTTTGAGCTTGGTCGTTGGCCTCGATCTTTACCTGGTAGATACGCCCGAATTCGACGAAGTCGTTTACATAGGCGGCTCCCATATAGTAGCTTAGAGTCGCAAAAACCTGGTTGAGCTGCAGGCCGAGCAATTGCACCTTGTCGCGGTCGATAGCCAGGTTATACTGGGGGACGTTGGCTTGGTACATGCTCGAAAGGCTGAGCAATTGCGGCTTGCTCCGGTACGTGGCTTGCAGTGTTTCGATAGCATGCTGCATCTCCGTCGGGACCAGATTATTACGGTCTTCCAATTGGAGTTGCAGGCCTCCCGAAGCTCCCAATCCGGGGATTGCAGGGGGGACCATTGCGAATATCTGTGCTTCCTGGATGCCGTAGGCTTCGCGGTTGAAACGGTTTACGACAGCCGAGGCGGTATGTTCTTTGCCTTTTCGTTCGTTCCAGTTTTTCAGGATCACGAAATAGGTCCCTGCGTTCGAGAGTTCGCCGCCACCCATGATAGAGAAACCGTTTACTCCGATATAGGTCTTGATTTCAGGATAGCTGTCGAGGATCTTGTCGATCTGCTTTCCGACTGCTTCCGTACGGTTCAGGCTGGCTGCCGGCGGGAGCTGGGTGGATATCAGGAAATAACCGTCATCCTCTTCCGGGATGAAAGTGGTCGGCCAACGCATAAACATGACGATGGCAATGGCCGTTATGATCCCGAATATCACCATCGTGACAAACGGGTTCTTCAGCATGCGGCCGACGATGTCGTCATATATTTTCTGGGTTTTGCCGAACACCTTGTTGAAGGCTTTGAATACAAAGAATTTCGGTTCTTTGTTCGCTTGCAGGAACAGGGCGCACAGGGCCGGCGTAAGCGTCAGCGAGTTGAACCCGCTTAAGACGGTGGCGGCAGCGATTGTCAGGGCAAATTGTTTGTATAATTGGCCGGAGATACCGCTGATGAAGGTCGTCGGGATAAAGACCGCCAGCAATACCAGCACGACGCCTACGATCGGGCCGACAATTTCACCCATAGCTTCGGTCACGGCTTCACGGGCGGTATATTTCCCCGTATCCATCAGCCGCGACGAGTTTTCCACCACCACGATCGCATCATCCACCACGATCGCGATGGCCAGGATCAACCCGAACAAGGTCAACGTATTGATCGAGAATCCTAAGGCCGACATGACCGCCAGTGTTCCGATCAGGGAGACGGGGATGGTGATGCAGGGGATGATAACGGCACGGAAATTCTGGAGGAACAGGAAGATAACCAGTATGACGAGGGCTGTCGTCTCCAGGAAAGTGACGAGCACTTCGTCGATGGAGGCATTGATTACCTGTGTCGTGTCCAGTGTCACATCATAGACGACGCCTTCCGGGAGGTTGCCTGCCAACTGTTCCATTTTGGCCCGTACCCCTTTGGCCACTTCCAGCGAATTGGAACCGGGGAGTTGGTAAATGGCTATGGCGGCACTCGGCTGTCCTTTCAGTTTGGAGGTGACATTGTAGGAAGAACTGCCTAATTCGATACGGGCGACATCTTTCAAGCGGAGTATCTTGCCGCCCTCTTCCGTACGGAGGATGATGTTCCCGAATTCTTCCGGAGTCGTCAAACGGCCTTTTACCGTCAGTGTGTATTGGAACGGATTGTCGGCTTTGGCTATCGGTTGCCCGACGTAACCGGCCGAAACCTGTGTGTTCTGTGTCGAGATCGCCTGGAAGATCATATCCGGCGTGAGGTTGCGGATGCGCATGGCGTTCGGATCGAGCCATATACGCATGCTGTAGCTTCCGGCTCCCATGACACTGACGGAGCCGACACCCGGCAGACGCGTCAGTTCGTCCGTCATGTTGAGGCTGGCGTAGTTGCTCAGGTACAGCCCGCTGTAAGTGGAGTCACGGGAGCTTAGCGTCAGCATCATAACGATGTTGGACGATTGCTTCTTGGTGGTGATGCCTTGTACGATCACGGCTTCCGGCAGACTGCTTTGTGCAATGCTGACACGGTTCTGCACCATGACGGTCGCCATGTCGATATCCGTACCGACAGCGAACGTGATGGTCAGTGAATAGGCTCCGGAACTGGATGAATTGGAACTCATATAAAGCATGCCGTCTACACCGTTTACCTGTTGTTCGATGGGCAATCCTACGGTCTGCGCTACTGTTTCCGCATCCGCACCTGGGTAGAAAGCCGATACCTGTACGGTCGGCGGCGTGATTTCCGGATATTGCGCGATGGGAAGTATGTGTAGCGTGACCAATCCGGCTACCACCAGGATCAGGGCGAGGACGGTAGCGAATATCGGTCTGTTTATGAAGAATTTTACCATAGCTTTTTATTTTATAGGCTTAATACTCATACCGTCTCTGACTTTCAGCAGGGCGGTTGTCACATACCGTTCGTCGGGGCGGATACCGCTGATGACCTGCCGGAGCGTATCGTCCACCAACTGCCCGGGTTCGATGTGGCGGTAGCGCACGATGTTCGAGTCGTTCACTATATAGAGGAATTTTCCCAACTGGTCGGTCCCGATAGAGGCGTCGCGCACGAGGACAGCGTCTTTCTGTTCGCTGTAGGGCAAGGTGATTGTAACATACAGCCCGCTTTTCAATTCGCCGTCTTTATTTTCGAGATTGGCGCGGACGTTCAGCGTACCGGTCGACAGGTCGACGTTGGGAGAGAGGTAGTCGAGTGTCCCGGTATAACTTTGCCGTCCGTCCTGTCCGAGGCGTATGGAAACATGGGTAGGCATCTTGACGTTCGGATCGTTCTGGTCGGCAATCATTTTCATCCGCATGAACTGGTTGTCTTCGATATTGAAGTTGGCGTACATGATGTCGTCTTTGTATAATGTAGCCAATGTGACGGGTTGGACAGCGCCGTTGATATAGTTGCCCACATCATAGCTTGCACGGGTGACACGCCCGTCGTAGGGAGCCCGGATGTAGCAATAGCCCAAGTTGGTCCGGGCTGTTTTCAAAGCAGCTTCGGCATTATGCACGGATGCCTCCATTTCCGCTGCGGTCGATTCGGCCTGCAAGACCTGTATTTGGCTGACAGCCCCGCTTTTGGCTGCTTCTTTCATGCGTTCGTAGTTGCTGCGGGCATATTCGACCTGGGCCTTTGCCGTGTTTAGCGCGGCTTCCGCCTGGGTGACATTATTTTGGTACACTTCCGGTTCGATCACGAATATCAGGTCGCCTTTCTTCACTTTGGCGCCCGGCACGAGTTGCGAGGATTGCAGATATCCGTTCACGCGTGCTACCAGGTTGACCATGCGGTCGGAACTCAAATAGCCCGGATAGTCTTTTGTCAGCGTGATATCTCGCACGACCGGCATCGCGACGCTTATGGAAGGAGCCGGCATCTCCGTCTGGTGACTTTTCTCTTTACATCCGGCAAGCAGGACGATGGACAATCCCATCATCCCTATTTTAATAGCAGTCTTCATCTCTCTTATTTTTTAATTCGAATAATTTTTAATTCTCAATCTCCCAACCGCTGCCTAAAGCCTGGTAAAGCTGGATCAGG from Parabacteroides merdae ATCC 43184 includes the following:
- a CDS encoding efflux RND transporter permease subunit, whose product is MVKFFINRPIFATVLALILVVAGLVTLHILPIAQYPEITPPTVQVSAFYPGADAETVAQTVGLPIEQQVNGVDGMLYMSSNSSSSGAYSLTITFAVGTDIDMATVMVQNRVSIAQSSLPEAVIVQGITTKKQSSNIVMMLTLSSRDSTYSGLYLSNYASLNMTDELTRLPGVGSVSVMGAGSYSMRIWLDPNAMRIRNLTPDMIFQAISTQNTQVSAGYVGQPIAKADNPFQYTLTVKGRLTTPEEFGNIILRTEEGGKILRLKDVARIELGSSSYNVTSKLKGQPSAAIAIYQLPGSNSLEVAKGVRAKMEQLAGNLPEGVVYDVTLDTTQVINASIDEVLVTFLETTALVILVIFLFLQNFRAVIIPCITIPVSLIGTLAVMSALGFSINTLTLFGLILAIAIVVDDAIVVVENSSRLMDTGKYTAREAVTEAMGEIVGPIVGVVLVLLAVFIPTTFISGISGQLYKQFALTIAAATVLSGFNSLTLTPALCALFLQANKEPKFFVFKAFNKVFGKTQKIYDDIVGRMLKNPFVTMVIFGIITAIAIVMFMRWPTTFIPEEDDGYFLISTQLPPAASLNRTEAVGKQIDKILDSYPEIKTYIGVNGFSIMGGGELSNAGTYFVILKNWNERKGKEHTASAVVNRFNREAYGIQEAQIFAMVPPAIPGLGASGGLQLQLEDRNNLVPTEMQHAIETLQATYRSKPQLLSLSSMYQANVPQYNLAIDRDKVQLLGLQLNQVFATLSYYMGAAYVNDFVEFGRIYQVKIEANDQAQKVIDDVLHLSLENNSGKMVPFSAFTEVKEQLGLDQINLYNMYKSASITCIANPKYSSGEAIQAMEELVQEQLGNNFGYEWTSVAYQETKAGSTTMLVFAMALLVAFLVLSAQYESWTSPIAAIMGLPIALLGAILGCFVMGVPVSIYTQIGIILLIALSAKNGILIVEFARDYHKAGNPIRESALEAGHIRLRPILMTSFAFVLGVMPLLFATGAGARSRLSLGAAVVFGMAVNTIFATMFIPGFYELMQLFQEKVLDKFSRKQK
- a CDS encoding efflux RND transporter periplasmic adaptor subunit, producing the protein MKTAIKIGMMGLSIVLLAGCKEKSHQTEMPAPSISVAMPVVRDITLTKDYPGYLSSDRMVNLVARVNGYLQSSQLVPGAKVKKGDLIFVIEPEVYQNNVTQAEAALNTAKAQVEYARSNYERMKEAAKSGAVSQIQVLQAESTAAEMEASVHNAEAALKTARTNLGYCYIRAPYDGRVTRASYDVGNYINGAVQPVTLATLYKDDIMYANFNIEDNQFMRMKMIADQNDPNVKMPTHVSIRLGQDGRQSYTGTLDYLSPNVDLSTGTLNVRANLENKDGELKSGLYVTITLPYSEQKDAVLVRDASIGTDQLGKFLYIVNDSNIVRYRHIEPGQLVDDTLRQVISGIRPDERYVTTALLKVRDGMSIKPIK